Proteins encoded within one genomic window of Brassica rapa cultivar Chiifu-401-42 chromosome A09, CAAS_Brap_v3.01, whole genome shotgun sequence:
- the LOC103847996 gene encoding E3 ubiquitin-protein ligase MBR1 has product MNPMQGQQSTGGGSSTDLNQGDNEPVYNAESSLNTMMSPVDNGPTYESPSSHNWWRLGESSSVSGPSDIKTNHQLQHGGVHAAGYNMRNGPAFLRGSSSNAANMSMDMDSSDDDYGARPSGLVFRHSSYGSSLGSSVQATGESSSGPAASSLDGWGSSCKRKAFEAAAAPSPTLPDCSGLSHYGASSSLSLATPSQTSPNRMEHMFGSGGGGRAVATNAFHSDTSSRPGRRLNLRHPQEYAGFSISHHSGGSMQQSLPLNSPQDMRSSSGENQTNLVHLPALARNIPQFAWDTSLSSRASTSSSGIGMPAELFGPPRSNPEQPPMFAPPVHDQSIWSFTRGNPPSNIDAQQMSPAWIPPPQSAPPPRASELSPWSLFPSVESQSTTSHGPAASLPLLPSVSSNEAMPSSSSSSRSHRSRQRRSGLLSERQSELLHLRHLGRSLAADSDGRNHLISEIRQVLTAMRRGENLRIEDYMVFDPLIFQSMTEMHDRHREMRLDVDNMSYEELLALGERIGDVSTGLREDVILKTMKQHKCTSSSAELHQDIEPCCICQEEYAEGDDLGTLECGHEFHKDCIKQWVMLKNLCPICKTVALTT; this is encoded by the exons ATGAATCCAATGCAAGGGCAGCAGAGTACTGGTGGTGGTTCATCCACTGATTTGAACCAAGGAGATAATGAACCGGTCTATAACGCAGAGAGCTCTTTGAACACCATGATGAGTCCAGTGGACAACGGACCAACATACGAAAGCCCGAGTTCTCATAACTGGTGGAGGCTTGGTGAATCCAGCTCCGTCTCAGGGCCATCTGATATCAAGACAAATCACCAGCTGCAACACGGAGGAGTTCATGCAGCTGGTTACAACATGAGAAATGGACCCGCTTTCTTGCGCGGTTCAAGCTCCAATGCTGCAAATATGAGCATGGACATGGACAGCAGCGATGATGACTATGGTGCACGGCCTTCCGGGCTCGTATTCCGTCATAGTAGCTATGGGAGTTCGTTAGGAAGTTCGGTCCAGGCCACTGGAGAGAGCAGCAGTGGCCCGGCCGCCTCTTCCTTGGATGGTTGGGGTTCGTCCTGCAAAAGAAAGGCTTTTGAAGCAGCAGCAGCTCCTAGTCCTACTCTTCCTGACTGTTCAGGTCTTTCTCATTATGGTGCTTCGAGTAGTTTGAGTCTGGCTACACCCTCGCAAACTTCTCCAAACCGGATGGAACACATGTTTGGATctggtggtggtggaagagCGGTTGCAACCAATGCTTTTCATTCTGACACTTCATCTAGACCTGGCAGAAGATTAAATCTGAGGCACCCTCAGGAGTATGCAGGATTCAGCATATCTCATCATAGTGGAGGTTCTATGCAGCAGAGTTTACCATTAAACTCTCCTCAAGACATGAGATCAAGCAGTGGTGAGAACCAGACAAATTTAGTCCATCTCCCTGCTTTGGCAAGGAACATACCCCAATTTGCTTGGGATACTTCTCTCAGTTCAAGAGCAAGTACTTCTTCTTCGGGTATTGGGATGCCTGCAGAGCTATTCGGACCACCGAGAAGCAATCCAGAGCAGCCGCCCATGTTTGCACCTCCTGTGCATGATCAATCTATCTGGAGCTTCACTCGTGGAAACCCTCCTTCAAATATAGATGCGCAGCAGATGAGTCCGGCGTGGATTCCTCCTCCTCAGAGCGCCCCGCCACCGAGAGCATCAGAGCTATCTCCTTGGTCTTTATTTCCTAGTGTTGAATCTCAATCTACTACTAGTCATGGACCTGCTGCATCTCTTCCTTTATTGCCTTCTGTTTCCTCAAACGAGGCAATGCCGTCTAGTTCTTCTAGTAGCCGCAGCCATCGCTCACGGCAGAGAAGGTCAGGGCTGTTATCCGAGAGGCAGAGTGAGCTTCTCCACTTGCGCCACTTAGGGAGGAGCTTAGCTGCTGACAGTGATGGAAGGAACCACCTCATCTCCGAG atacGTCAGGTGTTGACCGCCATGAGAAGAGGGGAGAATTTACGGATTGag GATTACATGGTGTTCGATCCACTTATCTTCCAGAGTATGACTGAGATGCACGATAGGCATCGGGAAATGCGCCTTGATGTTGACAACATGTCGTACGAA GAGCTGTTGGCGCTTGGGGAACGCATAGGAGATGTGAGCACTGGTCTAAGGGAAGATGTCATTTTGAAGACGATGAAACAACACAAATGTACGTCGTCTTCTGCTGAGTTGCATCAGGACATAGAGCCTTGCTGCATTTGTCAG GAAGAGTATGCAGAAGGTGATGATCTTGGGACCTTGGAATGTGGCCATGAATTTCACAAGGACTGTATTAAACAATGGGTCATGCTCAAGAATCTCTGCCCCATTTGCAAGACTGTCGCATTAACGACGTGA